The Larus michahellis chromosome 12, bLarMic1.1, whole genome shotgun sequence genome contains a region encoding:
- the PKIG gene encoding cAMP-dependent protein kinase inhibitor gamma produces the protein MEVESSTYTDFISCDRAGRRNAVHDIQRDATTISMRKLTEDLGDLAVEGAESQRDATSSENDPGARPKGQENSPSP, from the exons ATGGAGGTAGAGTCCAGCACATACACCGACTTTATTTCCTGCGATCGGGCCGGTCGGAGGAACGCTGTCCACGACATCCAACGAGATGCAACCACCATCAGCATGCGCAAGCTGACCGAGGACCTAGGTGACCTCGCTGTTgaaggagcag AAAGCCAAAGAGATGCCACCTCTTCTGAGAACGACCCTGGAGCAAGACCAAAGGGGCAAgaaaacagcccctccccatga